The Acinetobacter defluvii genome includes a region encoding these proteins:
- a CDS encoding DUF2237 family protein has translation MSFHPDPKINGLNVFGEPLASCCFSPITGYFRNGFCHTAPSDVGQHTVCVELTSDFLSYSQKMGNDLITPLPEHGFPGLQPGDFWCLCVTRWVQAYQDGQAPRVKVEACHQAVLAYVPLDILMEYAV, from the coding sequence ATGTCTTTTCATCCTGATCCTAAAATTAATGGTTTAAATGTCTTTGGTGAACCTTTAGCAAGCTGTTGTTTCTCACCAATCACAGGCTATTTTCGTAATGGTTTTTGTCATACAGCACCCAGTGACGTTGGACAACATACAGTTTGTGTGGAGTTGACCTCTGATTTTCTCAGTTATTCACAAAAAATGGGCAATGACTTGATCACCCCACTGCCTGAGCATGGTTTCCCTGGCTTGCAACCTGGTGATTTTTGGTGTTTATGTGTAACACGTTGGGTTCAGGCTTATCAAGATGGGCAAGCACCAAGAGTTAAAGTAGAAGCATGTCATCAAGCCGTGTTGGCTTATGTTCCTTTAGATATTTTGATGGAATATGCGGTTTAA
- a CDS encoding Maf family protein yields the protein MSTSTTPFSEVILASSSQTRKDLMNRLGLEYRCISLNINESPQAEIHADDLAKRLAFEKAQVIAKDHPDAIVIGSDQVAWREHAPQDFIGKPLSVENAIQQLQANSGQNVYFSTALSVQHLASGFEQTLVEHYHVKFRVLSLAEIKRYVEKDQPLHCAGSFKCESLGISLFEHMIGQDQTTLMGMPMIQLCEILRKFGIQLP from the coding sequence ATGAGTACTTCAACAACCCCATTTAGTGAAGTTATTTTGGCTTCCTCTAGTCAAACCCGAAAAGATTTAATGAATCGTTTGGGTTTGGAGTATCGTTGTATTTCACTTAATATTAACGAATCTCCACAGGCTGAAATACATGCTGATGATTTGGCAAAGCGTTTAGCTTTTGAAAAAGCGCAAGTGATTGCCAAAGATCATCCTGATGCCATCGTCATTGGTTCAGATCAAGTGGCGTGGCGAGAACATGCTCCTCAAGACTTTATTGGCAAACCTTTATCTGTAGAAAATGCCATCCAACAGCTACAAGCCAACTCAGGTCAGAATGTTTATTTTAGTACTGCACTCAGTGTGCAACATCTCGCTTCAGGTTTCGAACAAACGTTGGTTGAACATTATCATGTAAAATTTCGAGTTTTAAGCCTTGCTGAAATCAAGCGTTATGTTGAAAAAGATCAACCTTTACATTGTGCAGGTAGTTTTAAGTGTGAAAGTTTAGGAATAAGTTTATTTGAGCACATGATTGGACAAGATCAAACCACGCTCATGGGGATGCCAATGATTCAATTATGTGAGATTTTGAGAAAGTTCGGGATTCAACTGCCCTAG
- a CDS encoding potassium channel family protein has protein sequence MALFAVIGLGSFGGTVALELTHLKHDVIGIDTLKKNVENLADQISHAVIADGTDEHVLDELNIQNCDAVVVAIGEDIEASILCVLHLKNLGIKQILVKAKSKAHHMILSHLGIDQIIHPEEDMGIRIAQSLSYPMVRRYMALNNERYIVKIEIASNLQGAQFQSLMDDSNSEIQTLLLQRGSHVIYQIAPGTILQEKDILIVEGPVEQLRQLSNRFL, from the coding sequence ATGGCGCTCTTTGCAGTCATTGGCTTGGGAAGTTTTGGTGGTACAGTTGCATTGGAACTGACCCATTTAAAACATGATGTTATCGGTATTGATACCCTTAAAAAAAATGTAGAAAACTTAGCAGATCAAATTAGCCATGCAGTCATTGCAGATGGTACAGATGAGCATGTACTTGACGAACTGAATATTCAAAATTGTGATGCGGTGGTAGTTGCCATTGGGGAAGATATTGAAGCCAGTATTTTATGCGTATTACATTTAAAAAATTTAGGTATTAAGCAAATTTTAGTCAAAGCAAAATCTAAAGCACATCATATGATTTTATCGCACTTAGGTATTGATCAAATCATCCATCCAGAAGAGGATATGGGAATTCGAATCGCACAATCCTTAAGTTACCCAATGGTTCGTCGTTATATGGCATTAAATAATGAACGTTATATTGTAAAAATTGAAATTGCTTCAAATTTACAAGGCGCTCAATTTCAAAGTTTGATGGACGATAGTAATAGTGAGATTCAAACATTATTATTACAACGTGGATCACATGTGATTTATCAAATTGCACCTGGCACTATTTTACAAGAAAAAGATATTTTGATTGTTGAAGGTCCGGTGGAACAATTACGACAACTTTCTAATCGCTTTTTATAG
- a CDS encoding TrkH family potassium uptake protein, which yields MRLSKKELINKKHNRINLSPPSLLALGFLSFIIIGTLLLKLPFAHHGDLSWINALFTATSAVTITGLSVVNIGESFTTFGKVVVMLLIQCGGLGFMTFAILAALSLSSRVGLKQQVMAQEIIGQTSLSKATTTIKGVLIYSLFFEAIGTTILTIAWSNHYDIEHAFFYALFYSISAFNNGGFSLFPNSLMSFSDQYMVTLTISMLYMIGGVGFVVLMDIKRAKKWKKLSTNSKLVLSTIAGLNLFAFVTIWLIEASNPLTLAPMSVGDQALNAWFHATVPRSSGFNSLEVGNMSNASTLVTMVLMFIGGGSLSTAGGIKIGTFIIMILSVITFLKRSDEITVFGHSISHQATFKALAVIAINSLLILIGFFTLLVLEPNKKFLDLLFEAVSAACTVGLSRGVTEDLHTGSLIALMLLMFAGRLGPLTLAYLIATPNKSRVSHPNAEIQVG from the coding sequence ATGCGTTTATCTAAAAAAGAATTGATCAATAAAAAGCATAATCGCATTAATCTCAGTCCACCGAGTTTATTAGCCTTAGGTTTTTTAAGTTTCATTATCATTGGTACTTTATTACTAAAACTGCCTTTTGCACATCATGGCGATCTTTCCTGGATTAATGCATTGTTTACAGCAACTTCAGCTGTAACCATTACGGGTTTATCTGTGGTTAATATCGGTGAATCCTTTACGACTTTTGGTAAAGTAGTGGTCATGTTGCTCATCCAATGTGGTGGTTTGGGTTTTATGACCTTTGCGATTTTGGCTGCGTTGAGTTTGTCATCTCGTGTTGGTCTAAAACAGCAAGTGATGGCACAAGAAATTATTGGACAAACTAGCCTATCTAAAGCCACGACCACGATTAAAGGTGTACTGATTTATTCTTTATTCTTTGAGGCAATTGGTACCACGATTTTAACCATTGCATGGTCAAATCACTATGATATTGAACATGCTTTCTTCTACGCCCTTTTTTATAGTATTTCCGCCTTTAATAATGGGGGTTTTTCTTTATTTCCCAATAGTTTAATGAGCTTTTCTGACCAATATATGGTGACTTTAACCATCAGTATGTTGTACATGATCGGTGGTGTTGGTTTTGTGGTATTGATGGACATTAAACGTGCAAAAAAATGGAAAAAACTATCCACCAATAGTAAATTAGTTTTATCCACCATTGCAGGTTTGAACTTGTTTGCTTTTGTGACTATCTGGCTCATTGAAGCATCTAATCCTTTAACACTTGCGCCAATGTCTGTAGGTGATCAAGCTTTAAATGCATGGTTCCATGCCACTGTACCACGCTCTTCAGGCTTTAATAGTCTAGAAGTCGGTAATATGAGCAATGCTTCAACCTTAGTAACAATGGTGCTAATGTTTATTGGTGGTGGTTCTTTAAGTACTGCTGGCGGTATTAAAATTGGGACATTTATTATCATGATTTTAAGTGTCATCACCTTTTTAAAACGCTCAGACGAAATTACAGTATTTGGTCACTCGATTTCTCACCAAGCCACATTTAAAGCACTTGCAGTGATTGCGATTAATTCCCTGTTGATTTTGATTGGTTTCTTTACCCTTTTGGTACTTGAACCTAACAAAAAATTCTTGGATTTATTGTTTGAAGCAGTATCTGCAGCATGTACTGTTGGTCTTTCACGTGGAGTCACTGAGGACTTACACACAGGAAGTTTGATTGCATTAATGCTACTGATGTTTGCAGGAAGATTAGGTCCTTTAACTTTGGCATATTTGATTGCAACACCGAATAAAAGCCGAGTTAGTCATCCTAATGCTGAAATTCAAGTGGGTTAA
- a CDS encoding phospholipase A: MSFKNFERTPLNLSILMMLSFGWVTATHAEDAALVNPASTQACVALESNADRLACYDAIFKVGTTEPVPVIVSEQRAAKELEAPKAEQPQGIKAKIEDKVDSLFAVHAAKIDPNTSLLDKRWELSPDSKLGTWNIRAYQPVYLLPAYWTSNKNEFPHSPNPQNTVEEEQDLKSTEAKFQISLKTKAVENLIGDNGDLWVGYTQSSRWQVYNEDESRPFRETNYEPEASLMFRTNYQVLGLNGRLLGLTLNHQSNGRSDPLSRSWNRVILNLGFEKDNFALMVRPWYRISEDFSDDNNPDIKNYIGRGDMTAFYRWKEHDFSLMLRHSLKGGDDSHGAAQFDWAFPIKGKLRGHFQLFDGYGESLIDYNHRATYVGLGVSLMNAY; encoded by the coding sequence ATGTCGTTCAAAAATTTTGAACGCACACCATTGAACCTGAGCATCTTAATGATGCTCAGTTTTGGTTGGGTGACTGCTACACATGCAGAAGATGCTGCTTTAGTGAATCCCGCAAGTACTCAAGCATGTGTGGCTTTAGAGTCGAATGCAGATCGTTTAGCTTGCTACGATGCGATTTTTAAAGTGGGGACAACTGAGCCTGTACCTGTGATTGTATCAGAACAGCGTGCAGCCAAAGAGCTCGAAGCACCAAAAGCTGAGCAGCCACAAGGTATTAAAGCTAAAATTGAAGATAAAGTGGACAGTCTATTTGCAGTACACGCTGCCAAAATTGACCCAAATACTTCATTATTAGATAAGCGTTGGGAACTCTCGCCTGACAGTAAATTAGGGACATGGAATATTCGGGCATATCAACCTGTGTATTTATTGCCTGCTTATTGGACAAGCAATAAAAATGAATTTCCACACAGCCCAAATCCGCAAAATACCGTGGAAGAAGAACAAGATTTAAAATCCACTGAAGCAAAATTTCAGATTTCGTTAAAAACCAAAGCGGTTGAAAATTTGATTGGGGATAATGGTGATCTCTGGGTGGGTTATACCCAGTCATCTCGCTGGCAAGTATATAACGAAGATGAGTCTCGTCCGTTTCGTGAAACCAATTATGAGCCTGAAGCGAGTTTGATGTTTAGAACCAACTATCAGGTATTGGGATTGAATGGACGTTTACTCGGACTGACTTTAAACCATCAGTCTAATGGACGTTCTGATCCTTTGTCTCGTAGTTGGAATCGAGTAATTTTAAATCTTGGTTTTGAAAAAGATAATTTTGCTTTGATGGTTCGCCCGTGGTATCGCATCAGTGAAGACTTTAGCGATGACAATAATCCTGATATTAAAAATTATATCGGACGTGGTGATATGACAGCTTTTTATCGTTGGAAAGAGCATGATTTTTCCTTGATGCTACGTCATTCACTGAAAGGAGGGGATGATTCACATGGGGCGGCACAGTTTGATTGGGCATTCCCAATTAAAGGTAAACTTCGTGGACATTTCCAACTGTTTGATGGTTATGGTGAAAGTTTGATTGATTATAATCATCGTGCAACTTATGTCGGCTTAGGCGTTTCATTGATGAATGCTTATTAA